The following coding sequences are from one uncultured Desulfobacter sp. window:
- a CDS encoding PAS domain S-box protein, giving the protein MTNKSKGIKEVRYKILVSVSFGLLGFFTNLNTISFPFGEYTAAILLGLLFPMLIALNWGWKYGLLCAVSGGCQSMWWLWGPSNGYAIFSVVPSFTLWVVWHGIFATLRQNQKAAKWWLNMYIIEMPFRIVNTINLFTLSRWLITRNPPPWNWGANASNTISMEFSSLVAVKQAAVGYIILLMADVLLHMNPVRRFFKIKEHINSRRTGFIISTFLLLGCLFWVVDSIFCTFTGHDGRSFIDFLILNVPDHNLFVRTVVFIFCLASGLLSSMFLKRQRKAEIDFRQSEEQLLAFFNHGNIGMAITSLEKGWINVNKKLCDMLGYSKEELMGMTWTEMTYPDDLEPDLAWFNQMASGKIQNYELEKRFYRKDKSIIYTHLTVSCSRNPQGGIENVMATLQDISEKKISEKHINHLNKVLRAVRGINQLIVRERNSHTLIREGCKLLVNHRGYKSAMIVLTDEKNSPVFWAESGLGAAFKPVETMLKGFELPPCCHEGQGNDIVIIDDRHQHCAACPIAAKRVHTHSLITRLVHNSIVFGYLIVELEKDSIVDDQELTLFSEMAGDISYALNFLRTQTAHVSSEKKRASLQEQLIQAQKIESVGRLAGGVAHDFNNMLSIIMGYSNMAMDSLDANAPLYDDIKEIYMAGKRSAQITKQLLAFARQQTTAPKVLDLNSNIENMLKMLRRLIGEDIDLAWFPGSTRWQVKIDPTQLDQILANLCVNARDAIEGIGKVTIETKNVVFDDDYCADHTGFIPGEYVMFSVSDTGCGISPDILNTIFDPFFTTKKRNQGTGLGLSTVYGIVKQNNGFINVYSEPGHGTVFKIYLPRNTEQLKTIRQKEKGELPLGQGETVMLVEDDPFILKMGEKMLISLGYCVLSANSPKAAVAMAQKNTRGIDLLVTDVVMPEMNGRELSEKLQSLFPGLQTLFMSGYTANVIAHRGVLEEGIHFIPKPLSQKELAKKIRELLHGTS; this is encoded by the coding sequence ATGACAAATAAATCAAAGGGTATAAAAGAAGTTCGGTATAAGATCCTTGTCTCCGTTTCTTTTGGATTATTGGGGTTCTTTACAAATCTCAACACAATTTCTTTTCCGTTCGGAGAATACACCGCCGCCATATTACTGGGGTTGTTGTTTCCCATGCTCATTGCCTTGAACTGGGGGTGGAAATACGGATTGCTCTGCGCTGTTTCCGGCGGCTGCCAAAGCATGTGGTGGCTGTGGGGGCCATCCAATGGATACGCAATTTTTTCGGTGGTACCGTCATTCACCCTCTGGGTTGTATGGCACGGCATATTTGCAACACTTCGCCAAAATCAAAAAGCCGCTAAATGGTGGTTGAATATGTACATCATTGAAATGCCATTTCGAATTGTAAATACGATAAATTTATTTACCCTGTCCCGATGGCTAATCACCCGCAATCCGCCGCCGTGGAACTGGGGGGCAAACGCATCCAATACCATTTCCATGGAATTTTCATCCCTTGTAGCAGTAAAGCAGGCGGCTGTCGGTTATATTATCCTGCTCATGGCTGATGTATTGCTCCACATGAACCCTGTAAGGCGCTTTTTCAAAATAAAGGAACATATCAATTCCCGAAGAACCGGCTTTATTATCAGCACCTTTCTGCTGCTGGGATGCCTGTTTTGGGTGGTGGACAGCATATTTTGTACGTTTACCGGCCATGACGGGAGATCCTTTATCGATTTTTTGATTTTAAACGTTCCGGATCACAATCTTTTTGTAAGAACCGTTGTCTTTATTTTCTGTCTTGCGAGCGGGCTTTTATCATCCATGTTCCTTAAAAGGCAACGTAAAGCCGAAATCGATTTCAGGCAGAGTGAAGAACAATTGCTGGCGTTCTTCAACCACGGCAATATCGGTATGGCGATTACCTCTCTGGAAAAAGGCTGGATCAATGTCAATAAAAAATTATGCGATATGCTGGGCTACTCAAAAGAAGAACTCATGGGGATGACCTGGACAGAAATGACCTACCCGGATGATCTTGAGCCGGACCTTGCCTGGTTCAATCAAATGGCGTCCGGGAAAATACAAAACTATGAACTGGAAAAAAGATTTTACCGAAAAGACAAAAGTATAATTTATACCCATCTGACGGTTTCGTGCAGCCGAAATCCCCAAGGCGGGATTGAGAATGTGATGGCAACACTCCAGGATATTTCAGAAAAGAAAATTTCAGAAAAGCATATCAATCACTTAAACAAGGTGCTCAGAGCCGTCCGGGGCATCAATCAATTAATCGTACGTGAAAGGAATTCGCACACTTTGATCCGAGAGGGATGCAAGCTGCTTGTGAACCATCGCGGATACAAGTCAGCAATGATTGTTCTCACCGACGAAAAAAACAGCCCTGTTTTCTGGGCCGAGTCAGGCCTTGGAGCTGCCTTTAAGCCTGTTGAAACAATGCTCAAAGGATTTGAACTGCCGCCTTGTTGCCATGAAGGGCAGGGCAACGATATTGTTATTATAGATGATAGGCATCAGCATTGCGCGGCTTGTCCCATTGCAGCGAAAAGGGTTCATACCCATTCGCTTATTACCCGTTTGGTCCACAATTCCATTGTTTTTGGCTACCTGATCGTTGAATTGGAAAAAGACTCAATTGTCGACGATCAGGAACTCACACTTTTTTCGGAAATGGCCGGCGACATCTCCTATGCCCTCAACTTTTTGCGCACCCAAACCGCCCACGTGTCATCCGAGAAAAAACGGGCATCCTTGCAAGAACAGTTGATCCAGGCCCAGAAGATCGAATCGGTGGGCCGGTTGGCAGGCGGCGTCGCCCACGATTTCAACAATATGCTAAGCATCATAATGGGGTATTCAAACATGGCTATGGACAGCCTGGACGCCAATGCCCCTTTGTATGACGATATTAAAGAAATCTATATGGCCGGAAAGCGCTCGGCACAGATTACAAAACAGCTGTTGGCTTTTGCGCGACAGCAAACCACAGCCCCAAAGGTGCTGGATCTAAATAGCAACATCGAAAACATGTTAAAAATGCTGCGCCGGCTGATCGGCGAAGACATTGACCTTGCATGGTTTCCGGGAAGCACCCGGTGGCAGGTCAAAATAGACCCCACCCAACTGGATCAGATCCTTGCCAACCTGTGCGTGAATGCCAGGGACGCCATAGAGGGAATTGGCAAGGTCACCATCGAAACAAAAAACGTTGTTTTCGATGATGATTATTGCGCCGATCACACAGGGTTTATCCCGGGCGAGTATGTAATGTTTAGTGTCAGCGATACCGGATGCGGCATCTCCCCGGATATTCTTAACACAATTTTTGACCCCTTTTTTACAACAAAAAAACGCAATCAAGGAACCGGATTAGGACTTTCAACCGTGTACGGCATCGTAAAACAAAATAACGGCTTTATCAATGTCTACAGCGAACCTGGCCACGGAACCGTTTTTAAGATTTATCTACCCAGAAACACAGAGCAACTTAAAACGATCCGTCAAAAAGAGAAGGGGGAACTGCCCTTGGGCCAGGGTGAAACAGTCATGCTGGTGGAGGATGACCCATTCATTTTAAAAATGGGTGAAAAAATGCTCATAAGCCTTGGGTATTGTGTATTGTCCGCAAACAGTCCCAAGGCGGCTGTTGCAATGGCCCAAAAAAATACACGCGGTATTGATCTTTTGGTTACCGATGTTGTCATGCCTGAAATGAACGGGCGTGAATTATCAGAAAAACTCCAATCACTTTTTCCGGGCCTTCAAACCCTGTTCATGTCCGGTTACACGGCCAATGTGATCGCACACCGCGGCGTGTTGGAGGAAGGCATCCATTTTATTCCAAAACCATTATCCCAAAAAGAACTTGCCAAAAAAATTCGGGAATTGCTTCATGGTACGTCTTAA
- a CDS encoding PAS domain S-box protein, producing the protein MGLRHKFMILIILIFIPIFGLLFATGYSQVQQTKEDIEKDVRDLISQFIEEQKHLTLQTREFLKILTHVPAVKNLNISECNAFLQSLHKQTPQYSTLVAADAQGLIDCCAIPLTKTINVKDRNWFKRIKESRKFIVDTFIISRSAQKASLPLAYPVLDDEGNLKGAVGAAINLEYYNSLFKKSVIPKDSIILLTDHKGSILYQSSMCEGGVGKPISECYGFTLPSDTGDSAPFEVQGNDGISRVYWYEWFWIGQEHNLVCIVVGISKQIMFADIKNSIIRNIFLLVFVALISLIIAWFTWERLIRSPIDFLIYKTQQIKQGKWHFLDYENLSGELLVLSTAFDDMAKNLLKRERERDKALLDLKNELNEKRKTERELREKEERLNVLFRQAADPIFVSDLSGQLTKVNKAAIQATGYTEDELINMNVIDIDSDFNSPGSLENLFGSLIPGHQKTISSVHQRKDGTTYPVEITVTRIHTPDGPRVMGIARDITERKRMNEVMIQNEKMLSVGGLAAGMAHEINNPLAGIVQNADLLQNRLTDKNIVPNIKAAESLGTDMETISRFMEQRSIPRILYAIKDSGLRMAEIVENMLNFARKSDDSFSSHDPIVLMDKILELASADYDLKKHYDFRSISIEKEYASNLPMVSCESAKIQQVVLNILNNGAQAMFENRKNIQPKFILRLSHESADNMLRIEIEDNGPGMDADTAKRIFEPFFTTKPVGVGTGLGLSVSYFIITENHKGSINVISEPGEGAHFVIRLPIERN; encoded by the coding sequence ATGGGTTTGAGGCATAAGTTTATGATTTTAATTATTCTTATTTTCATTCCTATTTTTGGACTGCTTTTCGCAACCGGTTACAGTCAGGTTCAGCAGACGAAAGAAGATATTGAAAAAGATGTCAGAGACCTCATCTCACAGTTCATTGAAGAGCAAAAGCACCTTACGCTGCAGACAAGAGAGTTTCTAAAAATATTGACTCACGTCCCGGCCGTAAAAAATTTGAATATCTCAGAGTGCAACGCATTCTTGCAATCACTGCATAAACAGACGCCTCAATATTCTACACTTGTCGCTGCAGATGCACAGGGTCTGATTGATTGCTGTGCGATTCCCCTTACGAAAACAATCAATGTCAAAGACAGGAACTGGTTTAAGCGGATCAAAGAAAGTCGCAAATTCATAGTAGATACATTTATAATCAGCCGTTCTGCCCAAAAAGCATCCCTTCCTTTGGCTTATCCGGTTCTTGATGATGAAGGCAATCTAAAAGGAGCAGTGGGTGCAGCGATCAACCTTGAGTATTACAACTCTTTATTTAAAAAGAGCGTCATACCAAAGGACTCAATCATTTTACTTACGGATCACAAAGGATCAATTCTTTATCAGTCATCCATGTGTGAGGGGGGTGTGGGAAAGCCGATTTCAGAATGCTATGGATTTACTCTACCCTCTGATACAGGAGACAGCGCACCGTTTGAAGTGCAAGGGAATGATGGAATTTCAAGAGTGTACTGGTATGAATGGTTCTGGATAGGACAGGAACATAATTTAGTCTGTATAGTGGTGGGGATTTCAAAACAGATCATGTTTGCTGATATTAAAAACAGTATCATACGAAATATTTTTCTTTTAGTATTTGTCGCCTTGATATCGCTTATTATTGCATGGTTTACCTGGGAAAGATTGATTCGATCCCCCATTGATTTTCTAATATATAAAACCCAACAAATTAAACAGGGGAAATGGCATTTTTTAGACTATGAAAATCTGTCCGGAGAGCTTTTGGTTCTTTCTACGGCATTTGATGATATGGCCAAAAATTTATTAAAAAGGGAAAGGGAAAGAGACAAGGCTCTTCTGGATCTTAAAAATGAGTTGAATGAAAAAAGAAAAACGGAAAGAGAACTCCGGGAAAAAGAAGAGCGGCTAAACGTTCTATTCAGACAGGCTGCTGATCCGATTTTTGTTTCTGATTTGTCGGGTCAATTGACCAAAGTGAATAAAGCTGCAATTCAGGCCACCGGATATACTGAGGATGAACTAATAAACATGAACGTCATTGATATAGACTCAGATTTTAATTCCCCCGGGTCTCTGGAAAATTTGTTTGGATCTCTAATCCCCGGTCATCAAAAAACGATTTCCTCTGTTCACCAGAGAAAAGATGGGACGACCTATCCTGTTGAGATCACAGTTACCCGAATTCACACCCCGGATGGTCCAAGAGTGATGGGAATTGCCAGGGATATCACCGAACGAAAAAGAATGAATGAAGTGATGATTCAAAACGAAAAAATGCTTTCCGTGGGGGGGCTTGCGGCAGGTATGGCCCACGAAATAAATAATCCCCTGGCAGGAATTGTTCAAAATGCAGACCTTTTGCAAAACAGACTGACGGACAAAAATATTGTTCCCAATATTAAAGCGGCTGAATCCTTGGGGACGGATATGGAAACCATAAGCCGGTTCATGGAACAAAGAAGCATCCCCCGAATCCTTTATGCCATAAAAGATTCGGGGTTGAGAATGGCGGAAATCGTAGAGAATATGCTCAATTTTGCAAGGAAATCAGATGACAGTTTTTCCAGCCATGATCCTATTGTGTTAATGGATAAGATCCTTGAACTGGCGTCTGCGGACTATGATTTAAAAAAACATTATGATTTTAGATCCATCTCCATTGAAAAAGAGTATGCATCCAACCTTCCCATGGTGAGTTGCGAAAGCGCTAAAATCCAGCAGGTGGTTTTAAATATACTTAACAACGGCGCCCAGGCCATGTTTGAAAACCGCAAAAACATCCAACCTAAATTTATTCTGCGGCTGAGCCATGAGAGCGCGGATAATATGCTTCGGATTGAAATTGAAGACAACGGGCCAGGAATGGATGCAGACACCGCTAAAAGAATTTTTGAGCCCTTTTTCACAACAAAGCCGGTGGGCGTAGGTACCGGATTAGGCTTATCTGTCTCTTATTTTATCATAACTGAAAATCATAAAGGCTCAATAAATGTTATTTCTGAACCGGGAGAGGGTGCTCATTTCGTTATTCGCCTTCCTATTGAACGAAACTAG
- a CDS encoding HAMP domain-containing sensor histidine kinase yields MSEPSTEQILTVSAGNGSPETFYFTFEQINDRVLAFGRMDTDEIENMRNEVLFLNREQNNLLRKLHKTNSQLTQKKKALSQSLSDLKMAQAKLVESEKMASLGRLVAGFAHEINTPVGIALTASSSILESSRQIDHMLTQDEVEEDDLISALESIRDASKLVFSNLKRSADLVGSFKRTSIDQSFDNLSEYCLNETIEDVLTSMRIKIKNAPVDVVFNWQEIINLYGNSGDIFQVISNLFENSLLHGFENGTLDGEICVSVQKEANSVLIRYSDTGKGMSSETAERIFEPFFTTLRAKGGTGLGMYICHNIVTSRLNGTIECSSMQGQGTTFLITVPITKEAINEVDKIKK; encoded by the coding sequence GTGAGTGAACCATCAACGGAGCAAATACTTACCGTTTCGGCAGGCAATGGCAGTCCTGAAACATTTTACTTTACATTTGAACAAATCAACGACAGGGTTCTGGCCTTCGGTAGAATGGACACCGATGAAATTGAAAACATGCGTAACGAGGTTTTGTTTTTAAACCGTGAACAGAACAACCTGTTGCGAAAACTTCATAAAACGAATTCTCAACTGACCCAAAAAAAGAAAGCCCTGTCCCAAAGCCTTTCTGACCTTAAGATGGCCCAGGCAAAACTCGTAGAATCAGAAAAAATGGCCTCTCTGGGCCGCCTGGTAGCTGGATTTGCCCATGAAATCAATACACCGGTCGGTATCGCCCTGACCGCATCTTCAAGTATTTTAGAATCGTCCAGGCAGATTGATCACATGCTGACCCAGGATGAAGTAGAAGAAGATGACTTGATATCGGCGCTTGAAAGTATTCGGGATGCGTCTAAACTTGTCTTTTCAAATCTTAAAAGGTCCGCAGATCTGGTTGGAAGTTTCAAAAGGACATCAATTGACCAAAGTTTTGATAACTTATCTGAATACTGCTTAAATGAAACCATTGAAGATGTACTGACCAGCATGCGAATCAAGATTAAAAATGCACCGGTAGACGTTGTTTTTAACTGGCAGGAGATAATCAACCTGTATGGGAATTCGGGCGATATTTTTCAGGTGATTTCTAATTTGTTTGAAAACAGCCTGCTGCATGGCTTTGAAAACGGAACACTGGATGGAGAAATTTGTGTATCTGTCCAAAAAGAGGCAAATAGCGTCCTTATTCGCTATTCAGATACAGGGAAAGGGATGTCCAGTGAAACGGCGGAACGGATTTTTGAACCTTTTTTTACTACGTTGAGGGCCAAGGGCGGCACGGGCCTTGGCATGTATATTTGCCATAATATTGTTACCAGCCGTTTGAACGGAACCATTGAATGCAGCAGCATGCAAGGCCAAGGAACAACATTTCTAATAACTGTTCCTATTACAAAGGAGGCTATAAATGAAGTTGATAAGATCAAAAAATAA
- a CDS encoding transporter substrate-binding domain-containing protein: MTLHQRNYYPLLFIISIVALVLIALISQASASNIFFPNKADFLRSASELDYPPFSIIRPDGTADGFSVELLTEVTKAAGLKVEFKVGPWNKIKQELIEGKLDVLPIVSYSEERDKVLDFTASYLRMHGTIFVRKEEKSIDDETDLIDKEVLVMEGDTAHEYAIKNNLTNKIILTETFEEAMRLLSSGKHDAVIIQQLVGYQIIRKLNIKNLVDVSSIKEQSLKPIAKPLLGFEQKFCIAVPEGNRELIGLLNEGLTIVITNGIYERLYDKWFGPILPNPEVHIEDILKYLTYILIPILVIGWFLILWLLKKQITYKTKELSLANTKLSESQQRLSLAMEFANDGLFDWNLETNEIYYSPVWKRLLGYKDDELPNEFSVWENLTAPEDVKRSLKMQKELINKERNTYEIEFRMKHKMGHWVDILSRANAVFNEKGEAVRIIGTHVDISEQKKAEYLLKENEQRYKSAQRMGKVGNWEYDIATELFWGSEQAKRIFGIDPDSKTFSVEEIESCIPERERVHQALVDLIEKDIPYDLEYEIHPVSGSENRTIRSIAELSKNDSGAPLKIFGVIHDVTDEKNAQQERKKLENALNQAQKMESIGRLAGGVAHDFNNMLSIILGNAEILIEDLSSFHPSIENVREIKKAAERSTNLTRQLLAFARKQTIAPKIVDINQTIQNMLNMLERLIGEDIELSWLPGTDIWPVKIDPSQIDQILANLCVNARDAIKGVGKIIIETGHINITETYCREHAGFISGNFVLITVSDTGYGIKKGDIDKLFEPFFTTKELGAGTGLGLATVYGIVKQNNGFINVYSELNQGTVFKIYLPKHDQGSIDTNQEIMEEIGHPGNKTILLVEDEQAILIMTKSILERLGHKVLTASRPTKAIQISQEHKDIQLLITDVVMPEMNGKDLAETILKTHPTMKCLFMSGYTANVIAHRGILDGGVNFLNKPFSKHDLSAKLRGIFDKET; encoded by the coding sequence ATGACATTACATCAGAGAAATTACTATCCTCTATTATTTATTATCTCAATTGTGGCACTTGTCTTGATCGCTTTGATAAGTCAAGCCTCTGCATCGAATATTTTTTTTCCAAATAAAGCAGACTTTCTTAGATCAGCAAGTGAACTAGATTATCCTCCTTTTTCAATTATAAGGCCAGACGGTACTGCCGACGGTTTTTCTGTTGAACTTTTAACTGAGGTGACAAAAGCTGCCGGACTAAAAGTTGAATTTAAGGTTGGCCCATGGAATAAAATCAAACAAGAGCTGATTGAGGGGAAATTAGATGTCTTGCCGATTGTCTCATATTCCGAAGAACGTGATAAGGTCTTAGACTTTACCGCATCTTATCTACGAATGCATGGAACTATTTTTGTCCGAAAAGAAGAAAAATCGATAGATGATGAAACAGACTTGATAGACAAGGAAGTTCTTGTAATGGAAGGAGACACTGCTCATGAATATGCCATCAAAAATAATTTGACCAATAAAATTATTTTGACTGAGACATTTGAGGAGGCAATGAGATTACTTTCCTCTGGAAAGCATGATGCGGTCATCATCCAGCAACTGGTTGGTTATCAAATCATTCGAAAACTCAATATCAAAAATTTGGTGGATGTTAGTTCTATCAAAGAGCAAAGCCTTAAACCCATTGCGAAACCTTTATTGGGGTTTGAGCAAAAATTTTGCATTGCTGTTCCAGAAGGCAACCGAGAATTAATAGGCCTGTTAAATGAAGGACTTACGATAGTCATAACAAATGGAATTTATGAAAGACTGTATGATAAATGGTTTGGCCCAATATTACCAAACCCCGAAGTCCATATAGAGGACATTTTAAAATATCTTACATATATCCTAATACCTATACTGGTAATCGGTTGGTTTTTGATCCTTTGGTTGTTAAAAAAACAAATCACTTATAAAACCAAAGAATTATCATTAGCCAATACAAAGTTATCTGAAAGTCAGCAAAGACTTTCTCTTGCTATGGAATTCGCCAATGACGGTCTCTTTGATTGGAACCTGGAGACCAATGAAATTTATTATTCCCCCGTTTGGAAACGCTTGCTTGGATATAAAGATGATGAGTTGCCCAATGAATTTTCTGTATGGGAAAATTTGACTGCTCCAGAAGACGTTAAACGATCTTTGAAGATGCAAAAAGAGTTGATTAACAAGGAGAGGAATACTTATGAAATAGAATTCAGAATGAAACACAAAATGGGACACTGGGTTGATATCCTTAGTCGTGCAAATGCCGTTTTCAATGAAAAAGGCGAGGCGGTGAGAATCATTGGTACCCATGTTGATATTTCAGAACAAAAGAAAGCCGAATATCTGCTTAAAGAAAATGAACAACGGTATAAGAGTGCCCAGAGAATGGGAAAGGTGGGGAATTGGGAATATGATATAGCAACTGAATTATTCTGGGGGTCGGAACAGGCAAAACGGATTTTCGGAATTGATCCGGATAGTAAGACATTCTCCGTTGAAGAAATTGAAAGTTGTATACCCGAAAGAGAAAGGGTCCACCAGGCCCTTGTCGATCTTATTGAAAAAGACATTCCATATGATCTTGAATATGAAATACATCCTGTTTCAGGCTCTGAAAACAGAACAATTCGATCCATTGCGGAATTATCCAAAAATGATTCAGGAGCACCGTTAAAAATATTTGGTGTAATCCACGATGTCACCGACGAAAAAAACGCGCAACAAGAAAGAAAAAAATTAGAAAATGCATTAAACCAGGCTCAGAAAATGGAATCTATTGGACGGCTTGCCGGTGGTGTTGCCCATGACTTTAACAATATGCTTAGTATTATTTTGGGGAATGCAGAAATTTTGATAGAGGATCTATCGTCCTTCCATCCTTCAATTGAGAACGTAAGAGAGATCAAAAAAGCGGCAGAGCGTTCAACAAATCTGACAAGACAATTGCTTGCTTTTGCTAGAAAACAGACGATTGCCCCCAAAATTGTTGACATCAATCAAACCATTCAAAACATGCTGAATATGCTTGAACGGTTGATAGGTGAAGATATAGAACTGTCCTGGCTACCTGGAACTGATATATGGCCGGTTAAAATTGATCCATCACAAATCGACCAGATCTTGGCAAACCTTTGTGTAAATGCGAGGGATGCCATAAAAGGCGTCGGTAAAATTATTATCGAAACGGGTCATATAAATATAACAGAAACCTATTGCAGAGAACACGCCGGTTTTATTTCTGGCAATTTTGTGCTTATTACGGTGAGTGATACTGGGTACGGCATTAAAAAAGGTGACATTGATAAGTTGTTTGAACCTTTTTTTACAACCAAAGAGTTAGGAGCGGGGACCGGGCTCGGGCTTGCGACTGTCTATGGTATTGTCAAACAAAACAATGGGTTTATAAATGTATACAGTGAATTGAATCAAGGTACTGTCTTTAAAATTTATTTACCTAAACATGATCAAGGCAGCATTGATACCAATCAGGAAATCATGGAGGAAATTGGCCATCCAGGTAATAAAACTATTTTGCTGGTTGAAGATGAACAAGCGATCTTAATAATGACAAAATCAATTCTTGAGCGTTTAGGACATAAGGTGTTGACTGCTTCCAGACCCACAAAAGCGATTCAAATCAGTCAGGAACACAAAGATATTCAATTATTGATAACAGATGTCGTTATGCCGGAAATGAATGGAAAAGATCTGGCGGAAACAATATTAAAAACGCATCCGACAATGAAATGCCTATTCATGTCAGGCTATACTGCGAACGTAATCGCACACCGCGGGATATTGGATGGAGGAGTAAACTTCTTAAATAAGCCATTTTCAAAACACGATCTTTCTGCAAAATTGCGTGGGATTTTTGATAAAGAAACCTGA
- a CDS encoding cobalamin-dependent protein (Presence of a B(12) (cobalamin)-binding domain implies dependence on cobalamin itself, in one of its several forms, or in some unusual lineages, dependence on a cobalamin-like analog.) — protein MITDKLYQIYFDLILNGKRFECTKIVQDLLNEDVEIYTLYTDLFQRSLYEIGKLWELNKISVAKEHLVTAITESLLNLAYPKLFRQGERVVEKSVVISCSANEYHQIGGKMVADVFEINGWDSHFLGADTPVDHLLAYIQDVNPDLVGLSLSVFFNMPALKNSLEAIRSNFNNMDIFVGGQAFRWGGLDTIKKYSGTEYIPTLTALERSIKLI, from the coding sequence ATGATAACAGACAAATTATATCAAATTTATTTTGATCTGATTTTAAATGGAAAACGGTTTGAATGCACAAAGATTGTGCAAGATTTACTCAATGAGGATGTTGAAATATACACCCTGTATACGGATCTTTTCCAAAGAAGCCTTTATGAGATTGGCAAACTCTGGGAACTCAACAAAATTTCAGTGGCCAAAGAACATCTTGTTACCGCTATTACTGAGAGCCTTTTAAATTTAGCTTATCCAAAATTATTCCGGCAAGGAGAAAGGGTGGTCGAAAAATCTGTGGTCATCTCCTGTTCTGCAAATGAATACCACCAGATTGGCGGAAAAATGGTCGCCGACGTATTTGAAATCAATGGATGGGACAGTCATTTTCTCGGTGCAGATACACCCGTCGATCATCTGTTGGCATATATTCAGGATGTGAACCCTGACCTTGTTGGCTTGTCACTGAGTGTGTTTTTCAATATGCCTGCCTTGAAAAACAGTTTAGAAGCTATCCGCAGCAATTTTAATAATATGGACATTTTTGTGGGCGGTCAGGCGTTCAGATGGGGCGGGCTTGACACCATAAAAAAATACAGCGGAACAGAATACATCCCGACATTGACAGCGCTTGAAAGGTCTATAAAATTAATTTGA
- a CDS encoding NADH-dependent flavin oxidoreductase, which translates to MNDTLFSPLTINNITIKNRIGVAPMTRMSAGSDSIPRQDVLDFLVTRARNGAGVVYTEAIVTDYESAQGYPGQSRILNQPQVDAWKKVTDEIRSHGAVSILQAFHCGRMAYEGINPANRVIAPSPIAPAQNNPMTGKPYPVPDTMGRFDMDHVINGFVETAKGAMAAGFDGFELHCAHGYLLSQYLSAYSNRRTDEYGGSMENRFRFIREVIEALRPVIPDDRLLVVRVSDWGIADMDVSLFKTAEQWQEMIRLFSGTPIDAISVSTYDFSQKAFGGQKTIAALTREITNLPLMICGRIHDRETACNALADADIALSGKSMLLNPDWVEALKTDKDLKAFSSEEAGVAYTTSPLP; encoded by the coding sequence ATGAATGACACATTATTTTCTCCACTGACCATAAACAACATCACCATTAAAAACCGTATCGGCGTGGCGCCCATGACCCGCATGTCCGCCGGCAGTGACAGTATTCCCAGACAGGATGTCCTGGATTTTCTGGTGACCCGCGCCCGTAACGGAGCAGGCGTGGTTTACACGGAAGCAATCGTCACGGACTATGAAAGCGCCCAAGGGTACCCGGGCCAGTCCCGGATTTTAAACCAGCCCCAGGTGGATGCTTGGAAAAAGGTGACCGATGAGATCCGCTCCCATGGCGCAGTCTCCATCCTCCAGGCCTTTCACTGCGGCCGCATGGCCTATGAGGGCATCAACCCTGCCAACCGGGTGATCGCCCCAAGCCCCATCGCTCCGGCCCAGAACAACCCCATGACGGGCAAGCCATATCCTGTTCCCGACACCATGGGCCGGTTTGACATGGATCATGTAATCAACGGGTTTGTGGAAACAGCCAAAGGAGCCATGGCTGCAGGATTTGACGGTTTTGAACTGCATTGCGCCCACGGGTATCTGCTCAGCCAGTATCTCTCTGCTTACAGCAACCGGAGAACCGATGAATACGGCGGTTCCATGGAAAACAGATTCCGGTTTATCCGGGAGGTAATCGAGGCGCTCAGGCCAGTGATCCCCGATGACCGTCTGCTGGTTGTCCGGGTTTCAGACTGGGGAATTGCGGACATGGATGTTTCATTATTTAAAACAGCCGAACAATGGCAGGAAATGATCAGGCTCTTTTCCGGCACTCCCATTGATGCCATTTCGGTTTCCACTTATGACTTCAGCCAAAAGGCGTTTGGCGGTCAAAAAACAATCGCCGCTTTGACAAGAGAGATCACAAATCTCCCGCTGATGATCTGCGGCAGAATTCATGACAGGGAAACAGCCTGTAATGCCCTTGCCGATGCTGACATTGCCTTGTCAGGTAAATCCATGCTTCTCAATCCTGATTGGGTGGAAGCGCTTAAAACCGACAAAGACCTGAAAGCCTTTTCTTCGGAAGAGGCCGGGGTGGCCTACACCACGTCTCCCCTGCCCTAA